The Malus domestica chromosome 10, GDT2T_hap1 genome contains a region encoding:
- the LOC139188384 gene encoding probable indole-3-pyruvate monooxygenase YUCCA10 yields the protein MEEVDVVIVGAGPAGIATSACLNHLNISNVVIEREDSYASLWRKRSYDRLKLHLAKQFCELPYMPFPPNYPRYLSKNEFVQYLEAYVSHFKITPRYDRVVETASYVGEKKWCVRVHNTLSDVQEMYLAKFLVVASGENSEGYIPQVEGLNSFKGEFVHSSEYENGKKYDGKNVLVVGSGNSGMEIAYDLTNWGANTSIVVRSPVHILTKEIVFLGMVLAKYLPLKVLDNIVVILGKLKFGDLSKYGLTRPKLGPFFLKENEGQAPIIDVGSINKIIAGEIKVVPSITKILRNQIKFENGYSNHYDAIVFATGYKSTVLNWLKDGDQLFNDNGMPKHSFPNHWKAEKGLYSAGFSRRGLFGISIDARNIADDISFALNQNKKIGKPAAAQNCDEADTINGEAEANLKRVRDEEGSDGNDAKKMKVEKSPEEERLEEKLGEGKNSGRVRLGPKSFGSSVEMFDYF from the exons ATGGAAGAGGTGGATGTGGTCATTGTAGGTGCCGGTCCAGCTGGCATAGCAACGTCTGCATGTCTTAATCACCTCaacatctcaaatgttgtaatcGAAAGAGAAGACTCATATGCTTCTCTTTGGAGGAAAAGGTCATATGATCGTTTGAAGCTTCACTTGGCAAAGCAATTTTGTGAACTACCCTATATGCCATTTCCTCCAAATTATCCCAGATATCTCTCCAAGAATGAGTTTGTTCAGTACTTGGAAGCTTATGTATCCCATTTCAAGATTACGCCTCGATACGACCGAGTTGTGGAAACAGCTTCTTATGTAGGTGAAAAAAAATGGTGTGTTAGAGTCCATAACACACTTTCGGACGTACAAGAAATGTACCTTGCTAAATTTCTTGTGGTTGCAAGTGGTGAAAATAGTGAAGGTTACATTCCTCAAGTCGAAGGCTTGAATAGCTTTAAAGGAGAGTTCGTGCACTCCAGCGAGTACGAAAATGGCAAGAAATATGATGGAAAAAATGTTTTGGTCGTCGGTTCTGGGAATTCAGGCATGGAAATTGCTTACGATTTAACAAATTGGGGTGCCAACACTTCGATTGTTGTTCGTAGCCCG GTACATATTCTGACCAAGGAAATTGTATTCCTGGGAATGGTTCTCGCAAAATACCTTCCCCTTAAAGTCCTTGACAACATCGTGGTTATCTTAGGGAAGTTGAAGTTTGGAGATTTATCCAAGTATGGACTTACAAGGCCAAAACTTGGACCATTCTTTCTTAAGGAAAACGAGGGTCAAGCCCCCATCATTGATGTTGGGAGCATTAACAAGATCATAGCTGGAGAAATAAag GTGGTTCCATCAATAACAAAAATACTAAGAAACCAGATCAAATTTGAGAATGGCTACAGCAACCATTATGATGCTATTGTTTTTGCTACTGGCTATAAAAGTACTGTGCTAAATTGGCTTAAG GATGGTGACCAACTCTTTAATGACAATGGTATGCCGAAGCATAGTTTCCCGAATCACTGGAAGGCGGAGAAGGGACTTTACAGTGCAGGATTCTCAAGGCGCGGATTATTTGGCATTTCAATTGATGCGCGAAATATAGCAGATGACATAAGTTTTGCTTTGAATCAGAACAAGAAAA TTGGAAAGCCTGCTGCGGCTCAAAATTGCGACGAGGCTGACACCATTAATGGGGAGGCGGAGGCAAACTTGAAGCGGGTCAGGGACGAGGAGGGGAGTGACGGAAACGATGCTAAGAAGATGAAGGTGGAGAAGTCGCCGGAGGAAGAACGGTTGGAGGAGAAGTTAGGGGAAGGGAAGAACTCGGGTCGGGTCAGGTTGGGTCCAAAGAGTTTTGGGTCGTCGGTGGAGATGTTCGATTACTTCTAA
- the LOC103444562 gene encoding uncharacterized protein, protein MDREQDELQFLGIFGIYKEAYKIVFSRRKIFSQITLALILPLSFLFLSHIELSNILLSKIIHNEIVLDGTSANNPKYEKVSDAISSEWATYWLFKAAYFTFLLIFSLLSTSAVVYTIACIYTKREITFKKVMSVVPKVWKRVMVTFLCIFMAIFCYNIVAFLILIIWVLIWVLAALSMAKSDAIEKIIGVFLLIVYFIGFVYLTLIWQLAAVVSVLEEARGIKAMVKSKALLKGNMWVAAIIYCKLNVLAALLQFGFQQLVVSGRSFVVAERVAYGVICFLLLFKLVLFGLVIQTVLYFVCKSYHHEKIDKSALSDHLEVYLPGDYVPLSSKNVQLEQV, encoded by the coding sequence ATGGATAGAGAACAAGATGAATTGCAATTTCTTGGGATTTTTGGCATCTACAAAGAAGCCTACAAAATAGTATTTTCACGGAGAAAAATCTTCAGCCAAATTACATTAGCCTTGATCCTCCCTTTGAGCTTCTTATTCTTGTCGCACATAGAACTCTCAAACATCCTTCTCTCAAAGATCATCCACAACGAAATAGTCCTTGATGGAACAAGCGCGAACAATCCAAAGTATGAAAAAGTATCCGATGCCATATCCTCCGAGTGGGCAACTTATTGGCTATTCAAAGCTGCATACTTCACCTTCCTGCTCATCTTCAGCCTCCTCTCCACCTCTGCCGTTGTATACACGATCGCGTGTATATACACGAAGCGAGAAATCACTTTCAAGAAGGTGATGAGCGTAGTCCCGAAAGTGTGGAAGCGAGTTATGGTCACGTTCTTGTGCATTTTCATGGCTATCTTTTGCTACAACATAGTggctttcctaatcctaattatTTGGGTACTTATCTGGGTACTTGCCGCACTTTCGATGGCCAAAAGCGATGCCATTGAAAAAATAATTGGGGTTTTTCTACTCATTGTATACTTCATAGGGTTTGTTTACCTAACCCTAATCTGGCAACTGGCTGCCGTGGTCTCAGTTCTTGAAGAAGCTAGAGGGATCAAAGCCATGGTGAAGAGCAAGGCACTACTAAAAGGAAATATGTGGGTTGCTGCAATCATATACTGTAAGCTCAATGTTTTGGCCGCCCTTCTACAATTTGGGTTCCAACAATTAGTTGTGAGCGGAAGGTCATTTGTTGTGGCTGAACGAGTAGCATATGGAGTTATATGCTTCTTGTTGCTTTTCAAGCTGGTTTTGTTTGGTCTTGTGATCCAAACTGTGCTCTATTTCGTTTGCAAGTCGTACCACCACGAAAAAATCGACAAATCGGCGTTATCAGATCACCTTGAGGTTTATCTGCCGGGGGATTATGTGCCTCTCAGCTCTAAGAATGTTCAGCTTGAGCAAGTTTAA